The Pseudofrankia sp. DC12 region GGCCACAAGATGGAAGACGTGGCACCGGCGGGGCTGCTCCAGATCGGGGCACTGGCCGAACGGGTCCACCTGTCGCTGCGCACCGCCCGCTACTACGAGCAGGTCGGCGTCTTCGAACCAGCCGGCCGCACAGCGGCGGGCTACCACCTCTACGACGCCAAAGCGGTCGAACGCCTCCTGCTGATCAAGAAAATGAAGCCGCTGGGATTCTCTTTGGAAGACGTGCGCGCACTACTCACCCTGCGCGACGAACTGTCCGACGACCGGCTCCCGGACGACAGACGCGAAGAACTGCGCGGCCAACTACGGACCTGGATCGTCGTGGCCGAGGAGAACCTGGCGACCTTACGCGAGCAGGTAACCGCGGCCGAGTACCTCGTCGCACGTCTGCGCTCCGACCCAGCCGCCACAGCGCAGACCACCGCCGCCCGCCCCACGGCAAGGATCAATCCCTGACCGAACGGCGGATCTTCCGGCGCTACGCCGGCAGGTGGACGGCCAGCACAGCACCGGGATCGTCGGCATCATCTAATGCTGACCTCAGGTACCCGGGATTCCGTCATCACAGCGTCTCCGTCTGTCACACATCCGTCTGTCGAACACCAGGCCCGGTCATGGGCACCCCGATCCGCGATCCACCACCAGGCAGACCCGAGACCCCTACCCGCGCCGGACCCTCCGGGGCGTGGAGGGCCGAGGCCACGTCACCTCGGAGCGCGCCGGCCCTACCGTCGCG contains the following coding sequences:
- a CDS encoding MerR family transcriptional regulator, which codes for MEDVAPAGLLQIGALAERVHLSLRTARYYEQVGVFEPAGRTAAGYHLYDAKAVERLLLIKKMKPLGFSLEDVRALLTLRDELSDDRLPDDRREELRGQLRTWIVVAEENLATLREQVTAAEYLVARLRSDPAATAQTTAARPTARINP